Below is a window of Gossypium hirsutum isolate 1008001.06 chromosome A12, Gossypium_hirsutum_v2.1, whole genome shotgun sequence DNA.
TAATAGAGTATACATGTATAAAAAGAAGCTAATGGAGTAATGATGACAGATATAGAAAATGCCCCAGTATAAAAAGCCCATGACAGTCCAATACATTTACAAACGGGCCAAACTTTTctgggctttaattattattttttattttattaaagagAAAGATGGTTCAGAGATTGGATCTTCActataaatttcaatattttccccttttcttaaaaaaaaaaaaagaaaaaaaagagaggatttTATGTTGATGACAATGATGCGAAGCATTGTTATGTGAGACATATGAATTCCAACAAGAATGCCACAAAAGGGAAATGAggttgttatttttttttaacgCAAATAGCAACCTAAACTAATCCTTCATTCGGTGGTGTCAATTAAGCAGCTCGGTTATTGATGGAAATTAAAAAGCATATAATacttttttataaaatgtttttgcctaataataacatttttattcattattaaaCACATAATTCGAGAAGTAATAAAATGCACTTGTTTTTGCCTATTTCTCAAAATGTTTAATGTTGTTGATTTAAAGTCTTGAAATTCATCCCTAACTTTTAATTCGATATTTATGGACCGTGTTTTATGCTTTGTCTGTTAATCACAAATTGCACACTACATTTTAGCTAACCTGATTGGTAGgggcaaaatttaaaaaaaaaattaagagattgaaattaaattgtaatttttatgacaATAAAAAtggtaatttcactattttagtagtttatattttgatactttttaaaatattaaattaaatttttatcatttgtaaggggattaaaatataattttatttttattaatttaaaattttaaaattttaaaaaaccttaataaaaatttttccaTATTCACCCGCTACGCCCCTCCTGAGTTCTGACTAGTCAAAgtttctttttcactttcttttgtGTTTTGTACCATTATTTTTAAGGTACATTTGGCTATCTGATATATATACTGTTTTAGAGATAAAATGGAAATAAACTTAGGTACGTACCATAGCACATAAACATTTAATGtagtaatattttttatatgtctCATTAAATGTAATGGtttaatgtaaaaatagaaaaaaaattatatgttagaatatttgactattatatataataattataaaaaaaataaatctctTTGAATAtcattcttttgatttttgtattaaaaaattaataatttaagaaaatttaaataacttCATATCCTTCCATCTATAAATAGTGAACTTACATAGGATTTGcaaatacatttatattttttattttcatcctaaaattttttaattaaattaaaattgatacaaattgataggATTAACTACCAAGATATTAAAAGTTaaacattatattattatattatttttatttttatttttattttttaatgataatattttgaatgattacaaaattttgtaattatattaattaataaataaaatatattttaattagtaCATATAGATTATAGGcccattaattaaataatagataattatttttaattataaaattgttGCGGAAACCTAGAAAAAGTTACAATGAATTTAATGCTTACCTCCGAAACAGACAAGTTTGAAGGTTGAGATTCAAACAAAAAATGAGTGGAATGCAGAGCAATATGTAAAATGGATCCCAGGCATATACTACCATTTTAAAATTCTCCTAATTCGAAAGCTTTGTATAAGCTGATGCCAGAAAATTTGTCTGCAACTGAAGTTTTGCAGCTATGGCTGACCATGGAACTAAGTTAGGTTCATAATCATCTTCATCTTTATCGTCATCctaattatttaattgttttgtatCGGCTACCATCAACTTGTTAGCTttcacataattattttttaatgtaaatcATGATACATGATTGGTTCTTCCTTAAACAAAAAGTTTCCTCTTATAATGGCCAGAATAAGGCTGCTGTTTATTGTCATTGTGTTCTTAGCTTAGGTAATGCTGGAATATTGCAGATGTAATGAAGCATTATCGAGCATGGGCTTTACAATTATTTTATTGCTCAACATTGTctttgcttattattattattgaaatcaaACAGGGAAGTAATTTTTAAGACAGATTTGAACCTGATATTAACTGAGTTTAAACATTAAACCTCTACATGATTTCATAAACTCAAAGCATAGATTTCTGCATTTCATCAACATCTGtactataagaaaaaaaaaaaaacagcaggTGAAAAACCCCAAAAAAACATAGTAGATTCAAGCAAAATGAAAGGTGGTATAATTTGAGTAGCGTATTTTTGGCATGTTTATTGGTATAGCTATACAAACTTCAAATTTTGATAATCATTTCTTTTCATCCTTCTTTTCGTCTTTCTTTTCACCTTTCTTATCGTCTTTTTTGTcatctttcttctcttctttagCAGGTCCCACTGTAACAATGTCTACTTTCCCTATTTTCTTGAGTTTTTTGGCAATGGCAACCGTGTCCATCTCCCCTATGACTGTCAACTTTTGCTCCTTCACATCTGCCGCGATTGAATCAACCCCTGTTCATCACCCAAACACGTAATGTTTCATCAAATCAATTTAGACCCAGAAAAAGGGGGTGTTTTCTTGATTACTATTACCATATATGTCGGCAACAGCCTCTATAGCTTTCTTTTTTGTCTTTTCATCATTCATGGTCATGATTTTCACTACCACCTTCTGCAAATTCAATGACTAAAAGCATTTAACCAATAAAAGAAATACATTTCTGATGAGAAAACTAATTCTAAAGGGAAACCAAAGTACCTGCGCCGCCATGTGAGAATATTGAACCAGGAATTCAAGGATATGCAAGACAAAACTAAGTTACGGTTTTAATGAAACTAAGCCCGTTGCATGTTTATATGTAGGACTGCTGTAACAATGGCTTACATCAGCCATTATGAACAATGACTGGACTTTTTCGTCCTTTTATTACAAATGTTGATCCTATTCATCCAATGATGTATGAATTTAAAACATCCCACTTATTTTCTCTATAGTATTTGTTGTTGTTCAAGCCATAGCTGCCATCGTACTAATAATCAGTActgttttatattaattttattttggcttGGGTTCTGTGTTGCTAGCTGTCCAAACCGACATCCATTGAAGCAATTAttggaagcttagtaagctctcTAAAAACACACAACGCTTTGACAAAATGAATCATGGAAACAACATTGCCGCGAACAAGACAACAAATATGTTGCTGTCATTTGCTGACTCTTTGTAGCCACGGGCCGAATGAGTCGAAGTATTCACACTAAATAGGGAAGATGAAGTAATGGGATTGTTATTAGATTGGATTAATgtgatttggaaatgaattaattttaatttagaaaacaATGTAGGTGCTTGACTTATCAGACTTGCATTACATATGGTATGGACCCACCTGAAATTTCAATTTTCTCTctcttataatatgaaaaaataatctGGACACCTTATGTCTTCAAGTTGTCACCTTATTAATATTTTTACCCAACTTGGGCTCTTCCTCGTCCCTCAGCCCTCAGCCCTGAGGACCCACAAACTTACAGTAACCAAACGTACTCTTTTGTAAATAGGGTTCGAGTAAATTTTTGCTCCTgcgaatttaaattataatttttctaaagacttaaactacATAGCAATTTTACTATTTTGGGGCAACCTTATTTGCAAATATTGATAATTAGGGCCTTTTAGATTCTGTTAGATTTGTGAGACAACAAGTTCAACTATCAATTCGACCTCTATTCCTTAAATACATGTGGTAATAATTTTGAGTATTCCCTAAAATGGTTATTTTCTACCCATAAAGAATACTATTTCTCCAAAATACTCTAGGATGGCCATTGCTCATCTTGTTGCCACGAATAGTTCCATTCACCATCATCGAATGGTGAACAATGGCAAATATGTCAAAAGGTGGCAACACAAAGAATAACACCCAAAAACCAATAGCAATTAGCAACCAAAAGATACAACAAAGGAAAGCAACAACTACTTAAAAAGTACGTGGCTTAAATTTATGACAAAAGGAGAGcttttttgggatttttggtaGATGTAGCTATTGAGGTTAATGTTAGATATTAAGGTTGTATTTAGTAGTGTTTTTCAAAAGTagttttatatgaaaaatattttctctaaaagaagaagttaaaatttttagtttttctctccTAAAAGCacttttgataatttaattaCGTTTTCATCTCTCCAACACATGATAGTTTCCATTCTTTGATTAATTgcttaaaaaacatttaaaaattcattttttatatattaaaatattaacaacaaattttaataaattattttctatattcttattaaaatatcataatattaattaatttgaacattatttaaatacttaCTTGTTACTTTATAATAACACCATGTTTAAAATGGATATTTAATTTCTtactaaacacttaaattttaaactaaacttttcaaaagtacttctcaaaatcacatttctaaaatacattttaaaagtaattttcaaAAACAATGCTAAACTAACCCTAAGAAATGATTGTAGTTTTAAAAAATGacaaataattgaatttcaaTCTCGAAAGAAGTAATTGTTTAATACGAGTTTAAATTATGTAGCTTATATCCTTGtctttattattgttttaaaaatacTAAGATCAGTAAATAGAGTTATTTTTATCGAAGTTATTAAAACAATactaaagtttatttttaaatattatacaagTTAAATTTTTAGCAAAGGAGGTCTTTTAGAGTAATGtgttgagtttttttttgtaaatactaATTTCTAGTGTTACATGTGTTGCATGCgactttatactttaattttttaaataatatatttttaattattataattaatttttaatttgttattcaaattattaaatgtaactaaaatatattaatttatttaataactcaaatataataaaaagaattttttgaatatcttattaaaagaTTGATATATTGTAgatcaataattttttaaaaatatttataaattttaaatcataattaaaatatttgtaccATTTCCAACGTACTCTTCACCTTttactattcaattttttttattttgttaatgttcataaatattaatttagtaatatgataaaaaaataaagagtatTCTTGTCGATTCAAACATTTTTCTAAactcatacttttatatatactaatttttAATGTCACAGATGctaaattatgtatttttaattattgttatctaataataatttctattattttttaaataatatacaatttGTGATCGGAATAGAAAAGtaaactatatttttaatttgaaaaaagaataGATAAAAGAATATGCCTTAATTATAGTTCATGATAAAGAGGAAAGATATTtatactaaattaataaatacatttgataataatgataaaaatttaatgattaaaatttgattttcttttcaaaataaatcCGGACAATAGCTacaagagaaaagaaagtaaagggaaattattttaaatcatataaatatattcagaCGACAATAAAGTATAGCTACAAGTTTCAGAAATTCGAATATCAAGGCGGATGCTGTTATTGACGGCCAAAAACAGCACCGACTGCAGCTTTCAAAGTATTCAAAGAACTATCAAACATTATAAAATATGATGAATGTCATGCTCAACTGTACTAGCTATGCCGTTCTAATTCAccaagaaagaaaaggaaaacgtTTCTTTCA
It encodes the following:
- the LOC107894098 gene encoding heavy metal-associated isoprenylated plant protein 39 isoform X2 codes for the protein MTMNDEKTKKKAIEAVADIYGVDSIAADVKEQKLTVIGEMDTVAIAKKLKKIGKVDIVTVGPAKEEKKDDKKDDKKGEKKDEKKDEKK
- the LOC107894098 gene encoding heavy metal-associated isoprenylated plant protein 39 isoform X1, with protein sequence MAAQKVVVKIMTMNDEKTKKKAIEAVADIYGVDSIAADVKEQKLTVIGEMDTVAIAKKLKKIGKVDIVTVGPAKEEKKDDKKDDKKGEKKDEKKDEKK